The genomic stretch GTGCCGAGCTTTTTACAGGAAATAACCTGATGGTGTTTTCGCTATTGAGAAAGGAGATTGACGGCAGGAGACTTTTGAGAAATTGGATTACGGTATATGTGGCTAACTTTGTGGGTTCCGTGCTGCTTGCATTCCTTATCGCAAAGGGAGGATATTTGCAGGGAAGCGTGAAGGAGCTTACGCTTTCCGTAGGGCAAAATAAATTATTTTCAGATTTTACCACACCGCTTGTTAGAGGCATATTATGCAACGTGTTGGTGGTCCTTGCCGTGATGATGGCGACTTCCTCGCAAGACATAATTTCAAAGATCTTTTCGTGTTGGTTTCCGATAATGCTTTTTGTGCTTTCCGGGTACGAGCACAGTGTGGCAAATATGTTTTTCATCCCGCTTGCAAAATTCGGCGGAATGAATGTAGGATGGGGAGAAATTTTTGCGAAAAATCTAATCCCCGTGACATTGGGGAACATCATCGGAGGAGCAATAGTAGTGCCTCTGTTCTACTTTACGGCGTATTTCGTGGAAGAACAAAACCGCGATTTTAAGATCTAAAATGTGTATTTTGCAATACTATACTCTTTAGTAAGAAAGGTGGAGATTTTACGGATGTTCGTTAAAAGCAGTTTGGAGGATTTTGTAGAAGTTCTTTCATCTAAAGATCCGGTCCCGGGTGGAGGCGGGGCTGCAGGGCTAGCAGGTGCGCTCGGGAGTGCACTAGGCGGGATGGTATGCAACCTTACGATAGGAAAGGAAAAATATAAGGATGTGGAGCCTGAAATAACAGATATTCTCGAGAAGTTGAAGGACCTTCAGAGGAAGCTGCTCTTGTTAGTAGATGAGGATGCTGAGGTCTTTAAAGAAGTAGCCGCTGCTTATAAGCTCCCAAAGAATACAGAGGAGGAAAAGCAGAGAAAAAAGGAAGCGCTTAATAAGGCATTGAAGAATGCTTGTCAGGTGCCGCTCAAGATAATGGAATATTCCCTAGAAGCGTTGAAATTGCAAAGAAGGCTGGCAAAGATAGGTTCAAAAATGGCAATAAGTGACGTAGGAGTAGGGGCGCTCCTTTTGAAGGCAGCGGTTCACGGAGGAAAACTTAATGTGCTTATAAATTTAGGAGGACTCGATGATAAAGAATTCGTGGGAGACATGAAGAAATACATAGATGACATAAGTAAAGAAGCCGATATTTTGGCAGAGGAAGCCTATAAAGAAGTATTGGGTAAATTATAAGGGCAGTAATGGTAAATAAAATGAAAGAGATATTTGCAGGGAGGTGATATATATAGATTTCTCCAAAATAATAAAAAGAGGTGTTTAAAAAAATGAAAAGTCCGGAAGAATTAGCGAAGGAAAGAATGAGGCGGATTGATGCGGCAGTAAACCTCGAAGAACCTGACCGGGTGCCTTTTAGTGGCGTAGGTGGCGATGTGATTGCAGCCTATGCTGGCATAACCCAAGAAGAATTTTGTTTCGACTACAAAAAAGCAAAAGAAGCTATTGTAAAATTCAACAGGGATTTTCCTTGTGACTGGACTTTTGCAGCAGGTTTTGTAGGGGTAGGAGTTCCTCCGCTTACTTATGCTTTTGCCGACGACCCTGATGTTTCGGCTACGGTTGGAATGGCTATGTTTGGCACGATCCACGACATTACAGGAGATGTATGCACCAGGTATCCAGGGCGGGAAATCGAAAGCAACTGTTCGCCGCAGTTCATCGGTGGGAAGTTCATGGAAGTTGAAGAGTACGACGACCTAATTGAAAATCCGGTCAAGTTCATAGCAGAGGTTATAATTCCGAGGATATGCCGCAACATGAATGCTCCGCGCAATGCCATGGCGACTATGATAAGGCTTGGGATGGAGGCCGAAAAAATCAAAAGCTTTGCCATGGAAGTGGGTATGGAATTAGCACGGCTAGGATATCCTTCCATACCTATCACAATGGGGTATACTCCCTTGGACCTCATAGGAGATGGTCTGAGGGACGAACTCAACTTAATACTTGACCTTCGCAGGTATCCGGACAAAGTAAAAAAAGCGTGCGAAGCGCTGGTAGAGCCGATTTTAAAAGCCGGATTGGCCTTAAAGCCTTTAGGAATTAAATACGCTTTTATACCGTTGCATCTCAACGAATACCTCTCTCCAGAACTTTACAACGAATTTTACTGGCCCTATTTGAAAGAAGTAATAATGGGTTTTGCAAAGGAAGGTATAAAGTCATTTGTTTTCTTTGAAGGTAGGCATGATGCGCACCTTGAGACGATTTTAGAACTACCTAAAGGATGGGGAATAGCCTATTTCGAGAAAACCGACGTGAGAAAGGCGAAAGAAATATTGAAGGGGCATACCTGCGTGATGGGTGGAGTACCGATCAGCCTTATCGTAAGCGGCACGCCCGAAAAAATCGACTCCTATGTGAAGGAACTACTTGAGGAAGTTAAGCCAGGTGGAGGTTACATACTCGCGACCAGCGTCGGAATTGCTCCTAGGGAGACACCGGTTAAGAACATAAAAGCTTTAATTGAGGCCGTAGAAAAATACGGCAAATATTAAATTTAATTAAAATATAGAGGGGGTTTAAGAAATTATGTTAGAGGAAATTTTGAAGAACATAGTAGAGATGGAAGAAGAGGAAGCTGTAAAGAAGGCGAAGGAATATCTGGATGGCGGAGGAGACCCGCAAAAGCTATTAGAAGTATGCAGGGATGCGATGGGAGAAGTGGGTTCGAGGTTTGAGAAAGGCGAATACTTCCTTTCCGAGCTTATATTAGGTGGCGAGATTTTCAGGCAGATAATGGAATTCACGCTTCCCAAACTGCAGAGCGGGTCGGTGAAGAAGATAGGCAAGATAGTATTAGGGACGGTAAAAGAAGACGTGCACAACATAGGAAAGGACATATTCAAAGTATTTGCGGAGGCTTCAGGGTTTGAAGTAATAGACATAGGAATAGACACGCCTGAGGAGAAGTTTGTAGAAGCGGTAAAGGAGCACAAGCCCGACATAGTGGGAATGTCATGTCTAATAACTGCTGGAGTAACTTCCATGAAAAAGACAGTGGACAAATTAAAGGAAGCTGGTTTAAGGGATAGCATAAAGATAATAATAGGTGGAGGCAGGGTAGACGAGAGCGTGAAGGAATTTGCGGGTGCCGATGCGTGGGCTGACGATGCAGCCAAAGGCGTGAGACTCTGCAAACAATTAATAGGCGTGGAGGGTTAAAAATATGATAAGCAACGCAAAAGAATTGGCAGAAAAAAGAATGGCTCGCCTTATGGCGGCGATAAACCTGGAGGAACCCGATAAAGTTCCCCTTGCTGGCGTGGGGGGAGATATTGTCCCGGCTTACGCGGGTATCAGCATGTATGAGTATTGTTATGACATGGAGAAAGCAGTGAAAGCTACCGAAAAGTTCATAAAAGACTTCCCGTGTGATTGGCCTTTTTCCGCTTCGGTTGTTGGTTTAGATGGCAGGGTATTTAACATAGCTTTTGCGGAATACCCAGACATTTCGATAAACCTTACGTTTATAACCGGGCCGATGCATGATGCCTTAGGAGATAAATATTATAGGTATCCAGGTAGGGAAATATCTCCCGATTCATCGCCGCAATTTATTGGCGGGGCTTTCATGGAAGCGGACGAATATGATCAATTAATAGCAGATCCAGTAAAATTTATAGCCGAAACTATCCTGCCTAGGGCCTGCCGCAACCTAGAGACACCCCGCAAGGCAATGGCGGCAATGGTTAGACTCGGAAGGGAGATATCCAATTTTAATGCTCTGATGGGTCAGATAGTCGGAAAAATGATCGAAAATGGGTACCCAGCGATGGCCCTCGGCGGCGCTTATGCGCCATTAGATTTGATTGGAGACTTCCTACGAGGTGTAGAAAACCTGCTACTCGATATTAGGAGGTACCCAGATAAAGTAAAAGCAGCTACTGAGGCACTGGTAGAACCGATAATGAATTACGCTCTGGCACACAAGAGCATAGGAGCTAATTTAGCCTTTATACCGCTACATCTGAATGAATACCTCTCGCCGAAGCTATATAAGGAATTCTACTGGCCGACACTTAAAGAAGTTATCGAGAGGTTAGTAAAAGAAGGCTTTAAAGTAATGGTTTTCTTTGAAGGCAAACACGATGCACACCTTGAGACGATTTTGGAATTGCCAAAGGGTTGGGGTGTGGCATATTTCGAAAAGACCGATGTCGTAAAAGCTAAAGAAGTTTTAAAAGGCCATACCTGCGTAATGGGCGGAATCCCGATGGGATTGATTGTGGGAGGAACTCCTGCCCAGATCGACGAATACGTCAAGAATCTGCTCGAAAAAGTAAAACCGGGTGGAGGATTTATACTAGCTCCCGGAGTTGGTACAGCCCCGAGAGAGACGCCGCTGGAGAACATAAAGGCCCTTGCAGAAGCAGTAGAAAAGTACGGTTAATAGAAAAAGCCGGCTGCAGAATTTGTCTGCGGCCGGCTTGAAATACCATAAAAAAGAGGGATAAAAGTCAGCCAAAATATCATAAAATTAATAAAAGAATAAAAAAAGAAAAAGATAATCACAAGTAATTATTGCAAGTTTTATCAAAATAAAAAATTAATAAAAATAAATCAAAGGGGATGAGATTTTATGTCAAACACCAGGTTTACGACTGTACTGGCTGTAATGTCGGTGTTTTTTATAGCTATGGGCATTGGTACAATTACGCCGGCATTGCAGAACATAGCCGAAGCTTTTCCCCACCTGCCGTTTAGCACGATCCTTCTCGCTTCGACG from Caldanaerovirga acetigignens encodes the following:
- a CDS encoding formate/nitrite transporter family protein, which translates into the protein MEKRFLAPKEIIEATIAAGKKKAGLTFLQMLLLGLLAGVYIGFGGFASITIMQTLKNIDTGLMKFAGAMVFPVGLMLVVICGAELFTGNNLMVFSLLRKEIDGRRLLRNWITVYVANFVGSVLLAFLIAKGGYLQGSVKELTLSVGQNKLFSDFTTPLVRGILCNVLVVLAVMMATSSQDIISKIFSCWFPIMLFVLSGYEHSVANMFFIPLAKFGGMNVGWGEIFAKNLIPVTLGNIIGGAIVVPLFYFTAYFVEEQNRDFKI
- a CDS encoding cyclodeaminase/cyclohydrolase family protein — protein: MFVKSSLEDFVEVLSSKDPVPGGGGAAGLAGALGSALGGMVCNLTIGKEKYKDVEPEITDILEKLKDLQRKLLLLVDEDAEVFKEVAAAYKLPKNTEEEKQRKKEALNKALKNACQVPLKIMEYSLEALKLQRRLAKIGSKMAISDVGVGALLLKAAVHGGKLNVLINLGGLDDKEFVGDMKKYIDDISKEADILAEEAYKEVLGKL
- a CDS encoding uroporphyrinogen decarboxylase family protein, which gives rise to MKSPEELAKERMRRIDAAVNLEEPDRVPFSGVGGDVIAAYAGITQEEFCFDYKKAKEAIVKFNRDFPCDWTFAAGFVGVGVPPLTYAFADDPDVSATVGMAMFGTIHDITGDVCTRYPGREIESNCSPQFIGGKFMEVEEYDDLIENPVKFIAEVIIPRICRNMNAPRNAMATMIRLGMEAEKIKSFAMEVGMELARLGYPSIPITMGYTPLDLIGDGLRDELNLILDLRRYPDKVKKACEALVEPILKAGLALKPLGIKYAFIPLHLNEYLSPELYNEFYWPYLKEVIMGFAKEGIKSFVFFEGRHDAHLETILELPKGWGIAYFEKTDVRKAKEILKGHTCVMGGVPISLIVSGTPEKIDSYVKELLEEVKPGGGYILATSVGIAPRETPVKNIKALIEAVEKYGKY
- a CDS encoding cobalamin B12-binding domain-containing protein, which codes for MLEEILKNIVEMEEEEAVKKAKEYLDGGGDPQKLLEVCRDAMGEVGSRFEKGEYFLSELILGGEIFRQIMEFTLPKLQSGSVKKIGKIVLGTVKEDVHNIGKDIFKVFAEASGFEVIDIGIDTPEEKFVEAVKEHKPDIVGMSCLITAGVTSMKKTVDKLKEAGLRDSIKIIIGGGRVDESVKEFAGADAWADDAAKGVRLCKQLIGVEG
- a CDS encoding uroporphyrinogen decarboxylase family protein → MISNAKELAEKRMARLMAAINLEEPDKVPLAGVGGDIVPAYAGISMYEYCYDMEKAVKATEKFIKDFPCDWPFSASVVGLDGRVFNIAFAEYPDISINLTFITGPMHDALGDKYYRYPGREISPDSSPQFIGGAFMEADEYDQLIADPVKFIAETILPRACRNLETPRKAMAAMVRLGREISNFNALMGQIVGKMIENGYPAMALGGAYAPLDLIGDFLRGVENLLLDIRRYPDKVKAATEALVEPIMNYALAHKSIGANLAFIPLHLNEYLSPKLYKEFYWPTLKEVIERLVKEGFKVMVFFEGKHDAHLETILELPKGWGVAYFEKTDVVKAKEVLKGHTCVMGGIPMGLIVGGTPAQIDEYVKNLLEKVKPGGGFILAPGVGTAPRETPLENIKALAEAVEKYG